A stretch of the Marivirga tractuosa DSM 4126 genome encodes the following:
- a CDS encoding glycosyltransferase family 4 protein — translation MEVLMIGPGNPNPQNSGLGIACYHIAQHLAKNVHLKLFSVESAEELADQELESSRTETLNRQKLTNKKQLNADLVHLSVKSKLNPYFYSSSVEIEQEYNESIALSVQEALEEFSQKIISKSRNLDFDIIYAHDWTAIPASKKLKELSNKPFVLHIHALDYDRSGKKSNSWLFDLEKEGMQIADLVIAVSEYHKKIMVKEYGIKASKIKVIHHGLDKLQASDYKAPFDEDIILFCGRLSLQKGATTFIDIAEALLKKDQNLRFVVTGQGELMEEMIATSTEKAIWDKIHFTGHLPQEDVFAIMKAAQVMVMPSLSEPFGLSALEAASLELPLVLSQNCGVAEVLKDTPTVAKQDIDGYVTAIREILSNKKQSLKIAKQNAESVHKRNWKSVSEDIFSALKQELKNG, via the coding sequence ATGGAGGTATTGATGATAGGACCCGGGAATCCGAACCCGCAAAACAGTGGATTAGGCATTGCTTGCTACCATATTGCTCAGCATTTAGCTAAAAATGTGCATTTAAAGTTATTTTCAGTAGAAAGTGCAGAAGAATTAGCGGATCAGGAATTGGAAAGCAGTAGAACAGAAACACTTAACCGACAAAAATTAACCAACAAAAAGCAATTGAATGCAGATTTGGTTCACCTTTCTGTTAAAAGTAAATTGAATCCATACTTCTATTCTTCAAGTGTTGAAATCGAGCAAGAATACAATGAAAGCATAGCGCTTTCCGTGCAAGAAGCACTAGAAGAATTCAGCCAAAAAATCATATCAAAAAGCCGTAATCTAGATTTTGATATTATTTATGCACATGACTGGACTGCCATTCCAGCCTCCAAAAAACTAAAGGAGTTAAGCAATAAACCATTTGTTCTGCATATCCATGCACTTGATTACGATAGAAGTGGAAAAAAGAGCAATTCATGGTTATTTGACTTGGAAAAAGAAGGCATGCAAATAGCCGATTTGGTAATTGCTGTAAGCGAATATCATAAGAAAATCATGGTTAAAGAATACGGCATTAAAGCATCCAAAATCAAAGTGATTCACCATGGGCTTGATAAGCTGCAAGCTTCCGATTATAAAGCACCATTTGATGAAGACATTATTCTATTCTGCGGGCGATTAAGTTTACAGAAAGGCGCTACCACCTTTATCGATATAGCTGAAGCCCTGTTAAAAAAAGACCAGAATCTTCGGTTTGTGGTTACTGGACAAGGCGAACTAATGGAAGAGATGATAGCTACCTCAACCGAGAAAGCAATATGGGATAAAATTCATTTTACGGGTCATCTACCTCAAGAAGATGTTTTCGCCATTATGAAAGCTGCTCAAGTGATGGTTATGCCCTCTTTATCAGAACCTTTTGGATTGTCAGCACTGGAAGCAGCCAGTTTAGAATTACCATTAGTACTCTCTCAAAATTGTGGTGTGGCTGAAGTCTTGAAAGATACCCCCACAGTAGCGAAACAGGACATAGATGGCTATGTAACGGCCATACGAGAAATATTATCCAATAAGAAGCAATCCTTAAAAATTGCCAAGCAGAATGCTGAATCTGTACACAAAAGAAATTGGAAGAGCGTTTCAGAAGATATATTTTCAGCTTTAAAGCAAGAATTGAAAAATGGATAG
- a CDS encoding polysaccharide deacetylase family protein, whose product MDSYQIIHFNHPLEVKKLSFLDIGKNLPAIDENKSRENFTSDFSNTILPKLKTVLKMAEENKAPLVYFSLPFLNFLNQQDSNLLIEIKKHVNSGEIQLVGSCAYHSFSYLCSPILFKKEVEIYLEGLKDYFEKKPGIFINTACLYDDQVAEIVKSLGYQGIIATANPWHLAGKHSGQVYKSNTAQPFNILLSNGDGPDNFQISLVNGYGSAYSSDFIDKDISNKKQIQELFLMIDEEEHSVYAVSLPLSSPSWEHKIPDYTNNPLQKALLKQSSALVNQYHDKLSAEDLKLLMLLCQPDHLLQINQTSKEEGYDHFISSMNHLTDISLRYK is encoded by the coding sequence ATGGATAGTTATCAAATCATACATTTCAATCATCCGCTAGAGGTGAAAAAATTATCTTTTTTAGATATAGGAAAGAACCTACCTGCTATAGATGAAAACAAAAGTAGAGAAAATTTTACATCTGATTTCTCCAATACTATTCTACCTAAATTAAAAACGGTCTTGAAAATGGCAGAGGAAAATAAAGCGCCTCTGGTTTATTTTAGTTTACCATTTTTGAATTTTCTTAATCAACAGGATTCAAATCTTTTGATTGAAATCAAAAAACATGTGAATAGTGGGGAAATTCAGCTAGTAGGTTCTTGTGCTTATCATTCTTTTAGTTATTTATGTTCTCCCATTCTTTTTAAGAAAGAAGTAGAAATTTACTTAGAAGGATTAAAAGATTATTTCGAAAAGAAACCGGGCATCTTCATTAATACCGCTTGTTTGTATGATGATCAAGTGGCCGAAATCGTGAAATCACTGGGCTATCAAGGCATTATAGCCACAGCAAATCCATGGCATTTAGCTGGGAAACATTCTGGTCAGGTCTATAAGTCGAATACTGCTCAACCTTTCAATATTTTACTTTCGAATGGTGATGGCCCCGATAATTTTCAAATAAGTTTGGTTAATGGATACGGAAGTGCATATTCTTCTGATTTCATTGACAAAGATATCTCAAACAAAAAGCAGATACAGGAATTGTTCTTAATGATCGATGAAGAAGAGCATTCTGTTTATGCTGTGAGCTTACCCTTAAGTTCTCCATCTTGGGAACATAAAATCCCTGACTACACTAACAATCCGCTTCAAAAGGCTTTATTGAAGCAAAGTTCAGCTTTAGTCAATCAGTATCATGACAAATTATCTGCAGAGGATTTAAAACTTTTAATGCTACTCTGCCAACCCGACCATCTTCTGCAAATCAACCAAACCAGCAAGGAAGAAGGTTATGACCATTTTATTAGTAGTATGAATCATTTGACGGATATTAGCCTTAGATACAAATAA
- a CDS encoding glycoside hydrolase family 31 protein, with protein MEENKDNTQESEKDFEGNYIEKFQEQKEEEFYPGGIISWKQKKGKIKIYAQHSTLELSIINAKILKFRYANDGYFEDDFSYAIDPEFELGNTNYQFENQEKSLVIKTDLLLCLINKADATIKILDKNGKILVEDEKGYHWKDEKRFGGHVVISTLKSSKTNKYYGLGDKTGRLNLNGTRRELWGTDCYGYGNETDPVYKNIPFFMGLNDGEGYGIFLDNSFRTFFDFGHERKEALSFWAQGGEMRYYFIYGPHLEDVVQDYTELTGKSPMPPKWALGYHQSKWSYYPESTVRDLAKTFRDKKIPCDVIHLDIDYMDGYRCFTWNNERFPNPKQMIEDLRKDGFKTIVIIDPGIKIDPLYTVFQQGVHHDYFCQRMDGARFKGSVWPGPCHFPDFTNPAARKWWSGLFGGLSQDGVAGVWNDMNEPAVFEEGTFPRDVRHDYDGHPCSHRKGHNVYGMQMARATYEGLEQFAGNNRSFTITRSAYAGIQRFSSVWTGDNLASWEHLKIANVQCQRLSASGVSFAGSDVGGFIGAPDGELYTRWIQMATFHPFFRTHSSGDHGNKEPWQFEDKYLNIVRRFIELRYEIMPYLYTTFWQYSEFAKPMLRAISLAYHNDIETLDREEEFLLGQHLLICPVSAPKVNERMMYLPEGEWYNFWTNELILGKKEITVETPLEQIPIFVKAGAIIPMQDKMQYVNEFVPENIKLHIYKAIKETESELYEDDGLTKDFEMGISTLHTFVQNIVDNKTSIEHTMDSEYDSGSKGFEIQLHGFGIIEKIIVDGNTVSANNNATIIIDRNFSTLEIIKQ; from the coding sequence ATGGAAGAAAATAAAGACAATACCCAAGAATCTGAAAAGGATTTCGAAGGAAATTATATAGAAAAATTTCAAGAGCAGAAGGAAGAGGAGTTTTACCCAGGCGGTATTATTAGCTGGAAACAAAAGAAAGGTAAAATAAAAATCTATGCTCAGCATTCCACTTTGGAATTAAGCATAATCAATGCGAAAATCCTCAAATTCCGATATGCCAATGACGGATATTTCGAAGATGATTTTTCTTACGCTATAGATCCTGAATTTGAGTTAGGTAACACAAATTATCAATTTGAAAACCAGGAAAAATCACTTGTTATTAAAACAGATCTACTGCTATGCCTCATCAATAAAGCAGATGCTACTATTAAAATTCTAGATAAAAACGGAAAGATTTTAGTTGAAGATGAGAAAGGCTACCATTGGAAAGATGAAAAAAGATTTGGTGGACATGTGGTGATTTCCACTCTAAAATCTTCCAAAACCAATAAATATTATGGGCTTGGAGATAAAACGGGCAGACTTAACTTGAATGGAACGCGCAGGGAATTATGGGGAACTGACTGCTACGGATATGGCAATGAAACTGATCCCGTTTATAAAAACATTCCTTTCTTCATGGGATTAAATGATGGAGAAGGCTACGGCATTTTCTTGGATAATTCGTTCAGAACCTTCTTTGATTTTGGACATGAAAGGAAAGAAGCTTTGAGTTTTTGGGCTCAGGGTGGTGAAATGCGCTATTATTTCATTTATGGCCCACATTTAGAGGATGTCGTTCAAGATTATACAGAACTAACAGGTAAATCTCCTATGCCACCAAAATGGGCACTAGGTTATCATCAGAGTAAATGGAGCTACTATCCTGAAAGTACAGTTCGTGATTTAGCTAAGACCTTTCGCGATAAAAAAATCCCATGTGATGTCATCCATTTAGATATTGATTATATGGACGGCTATCGCTGTTTTACCTGGAATAATGAAAGATTCCCAAATCCTAAACAGATGATAGAAGATTTGAGGAAAGATGGATTTAAAACCATTGTCATCATTGATCCTGGAATTAAAATCGATCCGCTCTATACTGTTTTTCAGCAGGGTGTCCATCATGATTATTTCTGTCAACGAATGGATGGCGCTAGATTTAAAGGCAGTGTGTGGCCTGGCCCTTGTCATTTCCCTGATTTTACTAATCCTGCTGCTAGAAAATGGTGGTCGGGATTATTTGGAGGACTTTCTCAAGATGGTGTTGCCGGAGTATGGAATGACATGAACGAGCCTGCAGTTTTCGAAGAAGGTACTTTCCCTAGAGACGTAAGACATGATTATGACGGACATCCTTGTAGCCATAGAAAAGGGCACAATGTATATGGAATGCAAATGGCAAGGGCAACCTATGAAGGCTTGGAGCAATTTGCTGGAAACAACAGAAGTTTTACCATTACCCGTTCCGCTTATGCAGGAATTCAACGATTTAGTTCTGTTTGGACAGGTGATAATCTTGCTTCCTGGGAACATTTGAAAATTGCTAATGTGCAATGTCAAAGATTAAGTGCCTCAGGTGTATCTTTTGCTGGTTCTGATGTAGGTGGGTTTATTGGCGCACCTGATGGAGAATTATACACTCGATGGATTCAAATGGCTACTTTCCATCCTTTTTTCAGAACGCATTCTTCTGGCGATCATGGAAATAAGGAACCTTGGCAGTTTGAGGATAAATATTTAAATATTGTTAGAAGATTTATTGAATTGCGGTATGAAATCATGCCTTATCTCTATACTACTTTCTGGCAATATTCAGAATTTGCTAAGCCCATGCTGAGGGCAATATCATTGGCTTATCATAATGACATAGAGACACTTGATCGTGAGGAAGAATTTTTACTAGGTCAACATCTATTGATTTGCCCAGTTTCAGCCCCAAAAGTAAATGAACGCATGATGTATTTGCCAGAAGGCGAATGGTACAATTTCTGGACGAATGAATTAATCTTAGGTAAAAAAGAAATTACAGTTGAAACCCCACTAGAACAAATTCCCATTTTCGTAAAAGCTGGGGCTATTATTCCTATGCAAGATAAAATGCAGTATGTAAATGAATTTGTACCTGAAAATATCAAGCTTCATATTTATAAAGCGATAAAAGAAACAGAAAGTGAGCTTTACGAAGATGATGGACTGACAAAAGATTTTGAAATGGGTATCAGTACGTTGCACACTTTTGTTCAAAACATCGTTGATAACAAAACCAGCATAGAGCATACCATGGATTCAGAATATGACTCCGGATCAAAAGGCTTTGAAATTCAGCTACATGGCTTTGGTATAATAGAAAAAATTATAGTTGATGGAAATACAGTCAGTGCAAACAATAATGCTACAATAATTATCGATCGAAATTTTAGTACGTTAGAAATCATAAAACAGTAA
- a CDS encoding glycosyltransferase family 4 protein, with protein MHIAFEAKRAFNNFTGLGNYSRFVISALKEHYPEEHYSLFTPKVSKREEATLFHKENKEITVLPSGLWKAGSLKSAWRSKRIGKLAMKQDADVFHGLSNELPSGLKDNTKKVVTIHDLIFLRYPDFYPFIDRRIYKKKFKSACKKADEIIAISEQTKTDIMDFFDIDSVKINVVYQGVHPIYRQELKTRRLLYLLDQYSLHQPYFLYVGSIEDRKNAKDLVQAFKLVLNQVKHDLLLLIVGKKTDYQREVEKEISRLKLDQSVRIYNNIPFTELPYLYKGAVASVYPSSFEGFGIPVLESLFVGTSVVTGNQSAMKEAGGEHALYADPKNHEELAAQMVKLADDNDFNEQLLKNVDTHLKQFSSGKIARDLMGIYKK; from the coding sequence ATGCATATAGCTTTTGAAGCCAAACGTGCCTTCAATAATTTCACTGGTTTAGGTAATTATAGTCGATTTGTGATTTCAGCTTTAAAGGAGCATTATCCAGAGGAGCACTATTCGCTGTTTACCCCCAAGGTGTCTAAGCGTGAAGAGGCAACACTTTTTCATAAAGAAAATAAGGAGATAACTGTTTTGCCTTCAGGTTTATGGAAGGCGGGATCACTGAAAAGTGCATGGCGTTCGAAAAGGATCGGGAAGCTAGCAATGAAGCAAGATGCAGATGTTTTTCATGGGCTAAGTAATGAGTTGCCTTCTGGCTTGAAAGACAACACAAAGAAAGTTGTGACTATTCATGATCTGATTTTCTTGCGCTACCCTGACTTTTACCCTTTTATTGATAGGAGAATATATAAGAAGAAATTTAAATCAGCCTGCAAGAAAGCAGATGAGATTATTGCGATTAGCGAGCAAACGAAGACTGATATTATGGATTTTTTTGATATCGATTCTGTTAAAATCAATGTTGTCTATCAAGGTGTGCATCCTATTTACAGACAGGAATTAAAAACCAGAAGGTTGTTGTATTTGCTTGATCAATATAGTTTGCACCAACCTTATTTCTTATATGTTGGTTCGATTGAGGATAGAAAGAATGCTAAGGACCTAGTTCAGGCTTTTAAATTGGTCTTAAATCAGGTTAAACATGATTTATTGCTTTTGATAGTAGGTAAAAAGACAGACTATCAAAGAGAAGTAGAGAAGGAAATTAGTAGACTGAAGCTAGATCAAAGCGTTAGAATTTATAATAATATTCCATTTACAGAATTACCTTATTTGTACAAGGGTGCAGTAGCTTCAGTGTATCCTTCTAGTTTCGAAGGTTTTGGAATTCCGGTATTGGAGTCACTTTTTGTGGGAACTTCTGTGGTTACTGGAAATCAGTCAGCGATGAAAGAGGCGGGAGGGGAGCATGCATTATATGCCGATCCAAAAAATCATGAAGAATTAGCTGCACAAATGGTGAAATTGGCAGATGATAATGACTTTAATGAACAGTTATTAAAAAATGTCGATACACATTTGAAGCAGTTTTCTTCTGGAAAGATTGCGAGGGATCTGATGGGGATATACAAGAAGTAG
- a CDS encoding M16 family metallopeptidase: MNQYKIKTLENGIRVIHQPVSNSKIVHCGFALDIGSRDEKPHQVGIAHFWEHMAFKGTKKRKTFHILNRLDSVGGELNAYTTKEKIFFHASVLEQYLDKAMDLLVDITFQSIFPEKQIEKERQVILEEMAMYKDSPEDDIQDQFDEVIFSGHPLGNNILGTEQSLKSFTRQHFLEFLEENLDTERTVFSIVGDISEKKLERYVKKYLEPIAHHKRKRERIPFEVYQPNTLNFNKEISQSQCAIGTTAYPIHHPKRLAFFMLVNILGGPGMNSRLNMALREKHGFVYAIDAGYHPFTDTALFSIFFGTDPGQLPKSIKLVKKELRKLQEKPLGSLQLHVAKQQLMGQLAMAEENNMSYMLMLGRSLLDKDKIESLDELFEQIKKVSATDLQDTANEIFADERLSILTYKAKRR; the protein is encoded by the coding sequence ATGAATCAATATAAAATTAAGACTTTAGAAAACGGAATTAGAGTTATCCATCAGCCAGTAAGCAACTCTAAAATAGTGCATTGTGGCTTTGCTTTGGACATTGGGAGCCGTGACGAAAAGCCTCACCAGGTGGGAATTGCCCACTTTTGGGAACACATGGCTTTCAAAGGAACCAAAAAACGTAAGACTTTCCATATTCTCAATAGATTGGATTCTGTGGGTGGAGAATTAAATGCTTACACCACTAAGGAAAAAATATTTTTTCATGCTTCCGTTCTGGAGCAATACTTAGATAAGGCCATGGATCTATTGGTCGACATTACCTTTCAATCCATTTTTCCAGAAAAGCAAATCGAAAAAGAAAGGCAAGTCATTTTAGAAGAAATGGCGATGTACAAAGATTCTCCCGAAGATGATATTCAAGACCAATTCGATGAGGTGATTTTCTCAGGGCATCCACTAGGAAATAATATTTTAGGCACTGAACAAAGTCTTAAAAGCTTTACTCGCCAACATTTCCTAGAATTTCTGGAGGAAAACCTAGATACTGAACGTACTGTTTTTTCAATAGTGGGTGATATTTCGGAGAAAAAATTGGAACGTTATGTAAAAAAATATTTGGAGCCAATTGCTCATCACAAAAGAAAAAGAGAAAGAATTCCATTTGAAGTTTATCAACCTAACACCTTAAATTTCAATAAGGAGATTTCACAGTCTCAATGCGCAATCGGAACTACGGCCTACCCCATCCATCATCCGAAAAGACTAGCTTTCTTTATGTTGGTTAATATTTTGGGTGGCCCTGGCATGAATAGCCGATTAAATATGGCACTAAGAGAAAAGCATGGATTTGTTTACGCCATTGATGCTGGCTACCATCCATTCACGGACACCGCCCTTTTTAGCATATTTTTCGGGACTGATCCGGGGCAACTTCCGAAAAGTATTAAACTAGTGAAAAAGGAATTGAGGAAATTGCAGGAAAAACCTTTGGGGAGTCTGCAATTGCATGTAGCCAAACAGCAACTGATGGGGCAATTAGCCATGGCAGAAGAAAACAACATGAGCTATATGCTGATGTTGGGCAGAAGCTTATTAGATAAAGACAAAATTGAATCTTTAGATGAACTTTTCGAACAAATCAAAAAGGTTTCAGCTACAGATTTGCAAGATACTGCCAATGAGATTTTCGCTGATGAAAGATTAAGCATCTTAACTTATAAAGCCAAAAGAAGATAA
- a CDS encoding lytic transglycosylase domain-containing protein — translation MKTTLSLLFSAFFIFSSNLWAQQVPSRMEFANMDLRLTSGAVDDIQADVDALTRSEKYFQKKLERVDMYMPIIERIFREEGLPEDFKYLVIQESALVSDAVSSSNAVGFWQFKEISGLENDLRIDRIVDERMNIVSSSRAAATYLKDHNKYFDNWAYALIAYQRGRGGAADVIDESNFGKTRLKITSDTYWYLKKYLAHKVAFEHALGTSKPPYYLKEIENVQGKSLKSISKEENAPLELLEEYNKWIRRGKVPEDKNYTVIVPLSNLEKIEKLQSKKKTAMEDLPGDIDDSEQQNFPLVDHYPSRSDRSIPHEVEINGLDGIYAPEGYTVKKLAETAGVDEYKFRKWNDLKIREELKTGKIYYLRRKRNRAKFYYHTVVQNESMWEISQKYGLKLKKLYRKNRMESPQEPKVGRVLWLRHNRPANVPVEYRDVPRNQIKDAKETNSKPLEKQEEVKVEDEKSQDLVLDSIPSKDPQNVADSSLSVSKENSVTENSPSIKKDSLNTQQDIALHEDSTTVEQIEVAMEDEEEEVPENDIVDQNQVDQTNEFDERDFVEYSIKKGDTFFSIANRFNMKISTLLNVNNLGIRDTLSIGQIIKVNKDGYPVESSIEEEVEKPIDNQTQEATPEVDKTSIEHKVVSGETMYALAKKYKVSLKEIMEWNNKQDYNLKEGETIIIKQK, via the coding sequence ATGAAAACAACACTTTCTCTATTATTTAGCGCTTTCTTCATTTTCTCATCAAATCTGTGGGCTCAGCAAGTTCCGTCTCGAATGGAGTTTGCTAACATGGACTTAAGGTTAACATCAGGAGCTGTTGATGACATCCAAGCTGATGTAGATGCCCTCACTCGAAGCGAAAAATATTTTCAGAAGAAATTAGAGCGAGTAGATATGTACATGCCGATTATTGAAAGGATTTTCAGAGAAGAAGGTTTGCCTGAAGATTTCAAATATTTGGTGATTCAGGAAAGTGCCTTGGTTTCCGATGCAGTTTCTAGTAGTAATGCAGTTGGATTTTGGCAATTTAAGGAAATTTCAGGTTTAGAAAACGACTTAAGAATTGACCGAATTGTAGACGAAAGAATGAATATCGTTTCATCTAGTCGTGCCGCAGCAACCTATTTAAAAGATCATAATAAGTATTTTGATAATTGGGCTTATGCCTTAATAGCCTATCAAAGAGGGCGTGGGGGAGCTGCAGATGTTATTGATGAGAGCAATTTTGGTAAGACTCGATTGAAAATCACCAGTGATACTTACTGGTATTTAAAAAAATATCTGGCACACAAAGTGGCTTTCGAACATGCCCTAGGGACTTCTAAGCCTCCCTATTACCTTAAAGAAATTGAAAATGTGCAAGGCAAATCACTAAAATCAATTTCCAAAGAAGAGAATGCCCCTTTGGAACTCTTGGAGGAATACAATAAATGGATTAGAAGAGGAAAAGTACCTGAAGATAAAAACTATACTGTAATTGTCCCTCTCAGCAATTTGGAGAAAATTGAAAAATTGCAAAGTAAAAAGAAAACGGCAATGGAAGATCTACCTGGAGATATAGATGATAGTGAACAGCAAAATTTTCCTTTAGTCGATCACTATCCTAGCAGGTCAGATCGTTCGATCCCCCATGAAGTTGAAATCAATGGATTGGACGGAATTTATGCTCCTGAAGGCTATACTGTGAAGAAATTAGCGGAAACAGCGGGAGTAGATGAATACAAATTCAGAAAATGGAATGATCTTAAAATTAGAGAGGAATTAAAGACGGGCAAAATATATTATCTAAGAAGAAAAAGAAATCGAGCTAAATTCTACTACCACACAGTGGTTCAAAATGAAAGCATGTGGGAAATAAGTCAGAAATACGGACTTAAATTAAAAAAGCTCTACAGAAAGAACAGAATGGAATCTCCTCAAGAGCCAAAAGTAGGGAGGGTGCTCTGGCTACGGCATAATCGCCCTGCAAATGTTCCGGTTGAATATAGAGATGTTCCTAGAAATCAAATAAAGGATGCAAAGGAGACAAATTCTAAACCTTTAGAAAAACAAGAAGAAGTGAAAGTAGAAGATGAAAAGTCTCAAGATTTGGTTTTAGATTCTATTCCATCTAAAGACCCGCAAAATGTTGCAGATAGTAGTTTATCAGTATCTAAAGAAAATAGTGTGACAGAAAATTCACCTTCTATTAAAAAAGATAGCCTAAATACGCAGCAAGATATTGCTTTGCATGAGGACTCGACAACTGTTGAACAAATAGAGGTCGCAATGGAAGATGAAGAAGAGGAAGTTCCTGAAAACGACATAGTTGATCAAAATCAAGTGGACCAAACAAATGAATTTGATGAGCGAGATTTCGTTGAATATTCAATAAAAAAGGGCGACACATTTTTTTCAATAGCCAACCGGTTTAACATGAAAATCTCTACCCTATTGAATGTAAATAATTTAGGAATTAGAGATACTTTATCGATCGGACAAATTATTAAAGTTAATAAAGATGGATATCCAGTTGAATCTTCCATTGAAGAGGAAGTAGAAAAACCAATTGATAATCAAACACAAGAAGCTACACCAGAAGTTGATAAAACTAGTATTGAACATAAAGTGGTTTCAGGTGAAACGATGTATGCTCTTGCAAAAAAATATAAGGTGAGCTTGAAAGAAATCATGGAATGGAATAATAAGCAAGACTACAATCTTAAGGAAGGTGAGACAATTATAATTAAGCAGAAATAA
- a CDS encoding O-methyltransferase: MEFLDPDLEKYIDSHTEPENELLYKINRETHTEVLKPRMLSGHLQGRVLSMLSHMIKPENILEIGTYTGYSALCMAEGLKENGKLITIDVNEELAERVTDYFQSSEYCTKIEMKIGKALEVIPKLNKSWDMVFIDADKSNYLNYYKLCIDQVRKGGYILVDNVLWSGKVLEKNRKKLDKDTESMLEFNEFVHQDHRVQNVLFPIRDGLMILRKK; encoded by the coding sequence ATGGAGTTTTTAGATCCAGATTTAGAAAAGTATATTGATTCCCATACAGAGCCTGAAAATGAGTTACTTTATAAAATCAATAGAGAAACGCATACAGAGGTTTTAAAGCCAAGAATGTTGAGCGGGCATTTGCAAGGCAGAGTTTTATCCATGCTTTCTCATATGATAAAGCCTGAGAACATATTGGAAATTGGTACTTACACAGGCTATTCTGCTCTTTGCATGGCAGAAGGCTTGAAAGAGAATGGAAAGCTTATTACGATAGATGTAAATGAAGAACTAGCAGAAAGAGTAACCGATTACTTTCAATCTTCAGAATATTGCACTAAAATTGAAATGAAAATTGGAAAAGCATTAGAAGTCATTCCTAAACTCAATAAATCTTGGGATATGGTGTTTATAGATGCGGATAAATCAAATTACCTGAACTACTACAAACTATGTATTGACCAAGTCAGAAAAGGCGGCTATATTTTAGTGGACAATGTACTGTGGAGTGGAAAAGTGCTGGAGAAAAACCGAAAAAAATTAGATAAGGATACTGAAAGTATGCTTGAGTTTAATGAATTTGTGCATCAAGATCACAGAGTTCAAAATGTATTATTTCCAATCCGTGATGGATTAATGATTTTAAGAAAAAAATGA